CGACTCGCGAAGGCGTTTACCGCTTGATGACTTTGTCGGAGTACTCGCGGCCTAATCGCGTGGGCTACACAAGCGGCGCGGGCTCCTCTCATGTACGCGTGTCGCTCGTGTCGCTGCCCCCGGGGCCTGGCAGCGGGGCCCCGGGTTCCGACGGCCACGGCTCAGACGACAGGATATGCTTCAACCACGGGAAGGAACTTTATGTTTATGTGTACAGAGGAGTCAAAAAGGTACTTGTTTTCTACTCTCTTGTACTCATTTGTGATAATTTGAAGGATCTATATAATAGTGTAGACGTTTGAAACTATGTAGTACTAACAACTACATCATATTTGGCACTGAAATAGGTGCAACAAcaacatttaaatttattataatcatcatcaataATGTTTATCTCTTAATGACGTTTTCTATGTTATCATTGTTGTATACAGTACTATGCTTCAAATCATAGTTGATAATTGCATGTTTTGATGAATTTTAACTGTAACTGAACTTAATCGTCGCAAAGTGACATCTCCAATTAGATTTACGAAGGAGATGTCCCACTGTCGTCGCAAGAGGACAATATGTAAttgtaaaactaattaattttgttttctttatcaGGCGGCTGATCTTTCAAAACcggtggataaaaaaatgtacaaAGGCACAAACCCAACATGTCACGACTTCAACACCGTCACGATGACATCGGAGAGTGTATCTTTAGTCATAGGATTTTCTACCGGCCAAATTCAACTCATAGACCCTATTAAAAAGGAATTAAGTAAATTGTACAATGAAGAGGTAAGTTATTTTTCCTTATAATACTGTTGTGTTATAGTTTTATCTTTTCACAAGTTGACATTATATCATTATTTAGAGTTTTCTTTGCTAGAGAATGATTTAGAAAGATTCTTAAATGAATCAAAAACAAAGCTGAACTTATTTAAGTTGAGGTCCAATTTCTTCTGATTGCAATTTGTTGATCCTGCTGTTATAgataaatttcttaaaagaaTAACAGGTTATATTCTATTTCAAGTGAGGATATAGAAGCAAATGGCATCATCAGTAATAAATGAGTTATTGCAATTTTGTACTAGTGTGTAGAACCAAATGAAGTATcaagtctttttttttgttaaattacaGAGACTGATTGATAAAACAAGAGTAACATGCATAAAGTGGGTTCCTGGTTCGAGTAATCTTTTCATCTcggcgcacgcatcaggacagCTGTACGTCTACAACGAAGAGTTGACTTGTGGCACCACCGCGCCTCACTACCAGCTCTTTAAACAGGGTGAGGGCTACTCGATACACACGTGCCGGACCAAGTCAACGAGAAATCCCTTATACAGGTGGGTCATAGGCGCCGAGGGTAGCTGCATAAACGAATTCGCGTTCTCGCCGTGTGGGACTAACCTGGCGGTCGTGTCGCAGGACGGTTTCCTCAGAGTGTTTCACTATGATACGATGGAGCTGATCGGGCGGGCGAGATCGTACTTCGGAGGTTTTCTGTGTGTGTGCTGGTCGCCGGACGGAAAATATGTCGTTGTGGGTGGCGAGGATGACCTGGTGACAGTGTGGTCGTTCAGCGAGATGCGGGTGGTGGCGCGCGGGCAGGGCCACCGCT
This genomic window from Ostrinia nubilalis chromosome 18, ilOstNubi1.1, whole genome shotgun sequence contains:
- the LOC135080773 gene encoding WD repeat-containing protein 20; the encoded protein is MAVQPDSGGKDDVKTQFATREGVYRLMTLSEYSRPNRVGYTSGAGSSHVRVSLVSLPPGPGSGAPGSDGHGSDDRICFNHGKELYVYVYRGVKKAADLSKPVDKKMYKGTNPTCHDFNTVTMTSESVSLVIGFSTGQIQLIDPIKKELSKLYNEERLIDKTRVTCIKWVPGSSNLFISAHASGQLYVYNEELTCGTTAPHYQLFKQGEGYSIHTCRTKSTRNPLYRWVIGAEGSCINEFAFSPCGTNLAVVSQDGFLRVFHYDTMELIGRARSYFGGFLCVCWSPDGKYVVVGGEDDLVTVWSFSEMRVVARGQGHRSWVSVVAFDPYVVSFTDPESEEGVEDDRQKSESVQCYRLGSVSQDTQLCLWDLTEDVLKPPVRARASAHLSPNSQTFSPNGVPGMKVPAKGTKTNKIGHKHAELSGQATATGESSGAKATTKSKTNNVATLNISVGKAKEESSGSLGVNSLTQRLAGFSFGDRRSDHRRNFSLSSSKPTESKSASSSVALRGKAGATSEGDPVRLMGTPSCPRFDECPVLEPLVCKKIAHERLTALLFRSEYLVTACADGCVNTWARPARAANGEPRPHRRIERIDLVD